The window CGTCGGACCGGACGTCCACACCGGACGGTCCGAGCGCGGCGGCGAGCACCGCCGACGGGAGTCCGGCCAGGGGAAGGCCGCGCCCGAGAGCCTCCAAAGTGGATCGGACGGCTTCGCGGCCCAGCCAGAACGCGGACCCTTCGTCGCCGAGCAGCCAGCCGTAGCCGCCCGCGGTGCCGGCCAGCCGGCGCTTGCGGATCCGGCCCGCGATGGAACCGGTGCCGGCGACGAGCACGGTGCCGTCCGGTGCCGACGTCGCGGACGCGTACGCCACTTCGGCGTCGGCGACCACCCGTACGCCGGTGAGTCCGATCCGCGCCCACGCCGCGTCGAATTCCGCCGCCACGCGCACGTCGCTGAGCTTGCTGACCCCGGCCATGCCGACGACGCACGCCCGCACCGCGCCCGGGTCGTGCGTGCCCAGCGCGTCGGTGATCGCGTCGGCGATCCGCCCCGCGGCGACCTCCGGCGCGTGCGCGTTGGGGTTGGCGCCTTCGCCGCGCCCGGTACCCAGGACGACGCCGGCGGCGTCGACCAGGGCAGCCCTGGTCGACGTGCCGCCGGCGTCGACGCCGATCGCGAAGCTCACCTGGTCTTGGTCACCTTCAGCAGGCCGCGCGGGCTGTCCGGGTCGCCGCCGCGGGCGAGCGACAGGCCGAGCGCGATCCGCTGGATCGGCAGGATCTCCAGGATCGGCGCCAGCTCTTCGACCGTCGGCGCGACGTCGATGCGCAGCGCCGCCGGCACCTCCGAGGCGGCCGAGCCGACCGCGAGCACGTCCGCGCCGCGCTTGCCGACGGCCTCGAGGACTTCGTGCATCGCCTGCCCGCCCTGCCCCTTGCTGGTCACCGCGAGCACGGCGGTCTCGCCGTCCACCGCCGCGACCGGGCCGTGCAGCAGGTCCGCGCCGCTGTACGCGCGAGCGGCCAGGTAGCTGGTCTCGGCGAGCTTGAGCGAGCCTTCGAGCGCGCTGGCGTAGGAGTAGCCGCGGCCGGTGGTGAGGACCCGGTCCACGAAGCGGTACCGGTCGACCGCGCGCTGGACGCCCTCGGCGGCGCCGTCCAGGGTCTGCTGCGCCAGCTCGCCGATCTTCTCGGCGTCGGCCGCCTTGCCGCCGCGGACCGCGTCGATCAGCAGGTAGAGCGCCATCAGCGTCGCCGAGTACGTCTTGGTCGCGGCGACGGCCTTCTCGACGCCGGCGCCGATGTCGACGCCGAGCTCGGACGCCGCCCGCAGCGGCGAGTCCGGGGTGTTGGTGACGGACACCGTCAGCGCGCCCTGGTGGCGCGCCGTTTCGGTGACCTCGATCAGGTCGGGCGAGCCACCGCTCTGGCTGACCGTGACGAACAGCACGTCCCGCAGATCGGGCCGCGCGCCGTACAGCGTCGCCGTGGACGGGGAGACAAGACCAGCCGGAAGGCCGAGCAGTACCTCGATCAGGTACTTCGCGTACAACGCTGCGTGGTCACTCGACCCACGCGCCGCGAGCAAAGCGAAGCGCGGAGGCCGTTGTGAGATCTTTTCCGCCACCTCGGCGATTTCCGCCTGACGCGCGACCAGTCCGGCCAGGACGTCCGGCTGCTGGGCGATCTCCGCGGCCATGTGCTCGCCGGGCCGTTGTTCGGTCATCATTTTCCTCTCCACCTCCGGCATTATGTACCGGACTCAGGCGGCGTCGGTCAGGTCTAGACCAATGTTAGTGGGGCGGCGCGTTTGGGGAAAAGGGTACGTTTCTTACGGGGACGTGGCGTGCGATGAGGGAAGACATAGGGAGTCGGGCATGTTGGAGACCACCACCACGGGCGAGGCGGCCGCCGTCGCCGGGATGCGCGGGCAGCGCGAGCCCAAGTACTGGGCGCTGAAACAGCACCTCCTCGACCTCCTGGACGTGCTGCCGCCGGGGTCGCCGATCCCGACCGAACGCGCGCTCGCCGGGGAGTTCACGGTCTCCCGCACCACCGTGCGCCAGGCGCTGGCCGACCTGACCGCCGAGGGCCGCCTGCACCGCGTGCAGGGCAAAGGCACCTTCGCGGCCGAGCCGAAGCTCGCGCAGCGGCTGCAGCTGTCGTCCTACACCGAGGACATGCGCCGGCAGGGCCTGAAGCCGTCTTCGAAGCTGCTGGAGCTCGAGGAGCTGCCGGCCGAGGGCGACCTCGCGAAACTGCTCGGAATCCGTTCTGGCGCGAAAATCCTTCGCCTTCGACGGCTTCGACTGGCGGACTCGCAGCCGATGGCGCTCGAGACTTCGCACCTGCCGGCCGGCCGATTCCGCGGGCTGCGCAAGCACGTCTCGGCGGGCGGTTCGTTGTACGCCGTTCTCCGCGAGCACTACGGCGTGGAACTGGAACGCGCCGAAGAGTCGATCGAGACGTCGCTCGCCGGTCCGGAAGAGGCGGAAATGCTCGGCGCCGACGTCGGCATGCCGGTGCTCCGGCTGACCCGGCACTCGTTCGCCACGGACGGCAAGCCGGTCGAGTACGCCCGCTCGGTCTACCGCGGCGACCGGTACAAGTTCGTCACGACGCTGATGCCGTGACCCGCTGTTGACGGCGGTCTCCGCGAACGGTGGAGTAAGCAGGTGACTGCCACCGAAGACACCGGGATCCGCTGGGGGACGCACGCCGCCCGCGGCGTGCTGGCCACCACGATCCTCGGGTCGGGCATGGCGATGCTCGACGGCACCATCGTCAACGTCGCCCTGCCCCGCATCGGCGCCGAGCTGAACGCCTCCGTCGCCGGCCTCCAGTGGATCCTCGACGGCTACCTGCTGGCGCTCGCCGCGCTCATCCTGGTCGCCGGCTCCCTCGGTGACCGCTACGGGCGGCGCCGCATGTACCTCATCGGCGTCGTCTGGTTCGGCGTCGCCTCCGGGCTGTGCGCCGCCGCCGTGTCGACCGAGATGCTGGTCGCGATGCGGATCCTGCAGGGCGTCGGCGGGGCGCTGCTGACGCCGGGGTCGCTCGCGATCCTCCAGTCGTCCTTCGCGCACGACGCGCGCGCCCGCGCGATCGGCGCCTGGTCCGGCCTCGGCGGCATCGCCGCGGCCGCCGGCCCGCTGCTCGGGGGCTTCCTCGTCCAGGTCTGGTCGTGGCGGCTCGCGTTCCTGATCAACGTCCCGATCGCGCTGGTCGTCGTGCTGATGGCCCGGAAGTTCGTGCCCGAGTCCCGCGACCCGGACGCGACCGGGCACCCGGACTTCGGTGCTGCCGCGCTCGGCGCGATCGGCCTCGCCGGGGTCACCGGCGCGCTGGTGGAGGCGCCCGGACGCGGCATCGGCGACCCGATCGTGCTGGTCGCGGGCCTGCTGGGGATCGCGGGACTGGCCGCGTTCGTCATCGTCCAGCACCGCTCGCGCGAGCCGCTCGTGCCGCCGTCGCTGTTCCGCGACCGGACGTTCACGCTCTCGAACGCCCTGACGTTCGTCGTCTACGCGGCGCTCGGCGGCGTGATGATGCTGCTGGTCATGCAGCTGCAGGTGTCGTTGCACTACTCGCCGACGGCGTCCGGCCTGGCCGGGCTGCCGCTCACGGTGATCATGCTGCTGCTGTCCGGGCGTTCGGGGGCGCTGGCCCAGCGCATCGGCCCGCGGACGCAGCTGGTGGTCGGTCCGATCGTCGTCGGCATCGGGATGCTGCTGATGCTGCGCATCGCGCCCGGCGCGTCCTACCTCGGCACGGTGCTGCCCGCGGTCGTCGTGTTCGGGCTCGGCCTGGCGACGGTCGTCGCCCCGGTGACCGCGACGGTGCTCGCCGCGGCCCCGGACCGCTACGCCGGTGTCGCGTCCGGCGTCAACAACGCCATCGCGCGCTCCGGTGGGCTCTTGGCGGTGGCGGTGCTGCCCGCCGCGGCCGGCCTGACCGGCGAGGCGTACGCCGACCCGGTGGCGCTCACCGCGGGCTGGCGGACGGCGCTGGTCATCTGCGCCGCGCTGGCCATCGTCGGCGGCCTGATCGCGCTGGGCATCCACAACGGCGTGCTCGAACCGCCGTCGGAGGCACCGGCGCCGGATTCGGCCGCGGACGAGTCCCCGCACCTGGGCGAGTGCTACCACTGCGGCGTCGAGGGCCCGCCGACGCACGTGCGCCGCGGGACCCCGGTCGCCGGCGCCTAGCCCGCGAGGATCTCGGCGAACAGCGCCGGGTCGGCGTTGCCGCCCGAGACGATGGCGACCGTGCGCCCGGCGGGCAGCTCCCCGGCGTGGAACAGGTACGCCGCCGTCGCCACCGCGCCGCTGGGCTCGGCGACCAGACGGGCCTTCCGGGCGAGGGTGCGCATGGCCTCGCGGATCTCGTCCTCGGTGACCGTGACCATCGCGTCGACGACCTCCCGCAGGTGCGCGAAGGTCAGCTCGGACGGCTGAGCGCGCAGGCCGTCGGCGATCGTGCGGGCGCGGTCGGCCTGCGGCCAGTCGACCTGGCGGCCGAGGCGCAGCCCCTCGGTCGTGTCGCCGGCCAGCGCGGGCTCGACGCCGATGACCTTCGCGCGCGGCGCGCGAGCCTTGATCGCGGTGCCGACGCCGGAGGCCAGCCCGCCGCCGCTGACCGGTACCAGCACGACCTCGACGTCGGGGAGGTCCTCGGCGATCTCGAGACCCGCGGTGCCCTGCCCGGCGATGATGGCCGCGTCGTCGTAGGGCGGGATGAGGGTCAGCCCGCGTTCGGCGGCCAGTTCGTGCGCTTTGCCCTCGTGTTCGCCGATCGGCACCTCGATCACCTCGGCGCCGTACCCGCGGGTGGCCTCCACCTTGATCCGCGGCGCGACGTCCGGCACGACGATCACCGCGGGCACGCCGTACTGCTGCGCGGCGTAGGCGACTGCCTGCGCGTGGTTGCCGCTCGAGTACGCGATGACCCCGCGGGAGCGGCTTTCGTCGTCGAGCGCGGCGATCGCGTTGAACGCGCCGCGTACCTTGAACGCGCCGACCGGTTGCAGATTTTCGGGTTTGAGCCACAGGGTTCCGCGGGGATCCCAGGTCTGGAGCAACAAGGGTGTGTGCACGGCGACACCCTGGACGCGCTTCGTCGCCGCCTCGATGTCGGATATCGTCACCAGTTCCATGTGCCGAGTATGTCAAGAAAGTGTTCGATCAGCACTGTCTATTATGGACAGTGTGAGTGGTCCTCCTCACGTCGTGGCAACGTGGGGAGTTCCTCGCGCGCCCTAGACGTTGGACAGGGGAGAAGACTTACTACCGGATCGGGATCATGAGCAAGGAGAACGCAGCGGCTTCCGAAGCGAAGGAAGAGAAGTCAGGCCTGAGGATCGCGCAGGTCCTGGCGACGGCGCTCGCGGCGGTGACCGCGGCGCTGCTGGGGTCGACGCTCGGCGTGGCGGGCACCGTGGTCGGGGCCGGCGTGGCGAGCGTGGTGTCGACGGTCGGCGGTGAGCTCTACCTGCGCTCGTTGCAGCGCACCCGCGAGGCGGCGCTCAAGGCGCGTCAGCTGGCGACGTCCGGGATCCGGCGGCGGGGTCACGCCGGGCCGGAGGTGCCGATCACCGACCAGCCGACGGTGCAGCTGGCCAAGCCGCCGGAGGAACCTTCGCGGTTGTCCGCGCGGCTGCGGAAGCTGCGCTGGCCGTTGATCATCGGGACGAGCGTGGTGGCGTTCGCGGTGGCGATCCTGGCGGTGGTCGGCGTCGACGCGGCCACCGGCGGCAAGGTGGCGGGCGGCACGGGCGCGAGCATCGGCAAGATCTTCGGCGGCGGTTCGGGGGGCACGGATCCGGCACCGTCGACCACACCCACCACCAGCACGAACGACACGCAGGTGTCCCCGAGCGAGACCCCGTCGACGACCACGGAGACGACCACCCCGCCGACGACGTCGAGCGGGTCGCCGTCGACGACATCGACAACACCCAGCACCACGGCCCAGCAGCCGACGACGTCAGCCCCGGCGACCAGCCAGGGCGCGGTGACCACCCCGACCCCGTGACGTCGGTCAGGGGAGCCGGGAGCGGAGCGCGCGGGCGGCGGCCTCGGGGTCCTCGGCTTCGGTGATCGCCCGGACCACCACGATCCGCGACGCGCCCGCGTCGAGGACCTCCGGGAGCCGCGAACCGTCGATGCCGCCGATCGCGAACCACGGCCGTGACGGCGCGGCCGCAGCCGTCGCGCGGACCAGGTCCAGCCCCGGCGCCGACCGGCCCGGCTTCGTCGGTGTCGGCCAGCACGGCCCGGTGCAGAAGTAGTCCACGCCCGGCTCCGACGCCGCCGCCGTGGCCTGCGGAACCGAGTGCGTCGAGCGCCCGATGACCACGTCGTCGCCGAGGATTCGCCGGGCCAAGGTCACCGGGATGTCGTCCTGGCCCAGGTGGAGCACGTCCGCGCCGACCGCCAGCGCCACGTCCGCGCGGTCGTTCACCGACAGCAACGCCCCGTGCCGGGCGCACGCCTCGGCCAGCACCTCCAGCGCCGCGATCTCGCCCGCGGCTTCCAACGCGCCGGTCTTGTCGCGCAGCTGGATGATGTCGACGCCGCCGGCCAGGGCCGCGTCGGCGAACGCGGCCAGGTCGCCGCGGGTCGTGCGGGCGTCCGTGCACAGGTACAGGCGCGCGCTGTCGAGGCGGGCGCGGATCTTGTCACCGGAGAGGGCGGGCATAGCGGCGACCGTACCCCGCGAGTTAAGGTGGATGGGTCCGCACGGGAGCCCGAGGACGGGCTGAGAGGGAGCTGCCGCTCCGACCGTGGAACCTGATCCGGGTCATGCCGGCGCAGGGAGCGTGATTCCCATGACGAACACCCTGGCCGTCGTCGGTGGCGGCGTGATCGGCCTGTCCGCCGCGTGGCGCGCCGCCGCGCGAGGCCACGCGGTCACCCTCCACGACCCCGAACCCGTCCGCGGCGGCGCGTCCTGGCTGGCCGGCGGCATGCTCGCCCCGGTCACCGAGGCCTGGCCCGGCGAGGAAGACGTCCTCCGCCTCGGTGAGGAGTCGCTGCGCCGCTGGCCCGGCTTCGCGAGCGACCTCGCGCAGGAGGGTGTCGACCCCGGGCTGGCCGAGCACGGGACGCTCGTCGTCGCGTTCGACAGCGCCGACGCCGGCTACCTCGACATCCTCGCCGGGCACCTGCACACGCTCGGCCGCGCGGCCGAGCGGCTCACCGGGCGGGCGGCCAAGCGGCTCGAACCGGGGATCGGATCCGTCCGAAGTGGACTCCACGTGCCCGGCGACCTGGCCGTGGACAACCGGAAGCTGCTCAACGCGCTGTACGCCGCCTGCGTCAACCACGACGTCCGGTTCGTCCGGGAACGCGTGGAACAACCCCCGGCCGCCGACGCCGTCGTGCTCGCCGCCGGCGCCTGGACCGGACGGCTGCACCCGCAGCTCGCCGACGCCGTCCGCCCGCTCAAGGGCGAGATCCTGCGTCTCAAGCCCCGGCGCGGCTGCCTGCCGCCGCCGACGCACACCGTGCGGGCCGTCGTCGAAGGCCGGCCGATCTACCTCGTCCCGCGCGGCGACCAGGAGCTGGTCCTCGGCGCGACGCAGTACGAAGCGGGTTTCGACCAGGCCGTCACCGCGCGCGGCGTGCGTGAGCTCATCGAGGGCGCCGAACGCGTCTTCCCCGCGATCACCGAGTACGAGCTGGCCGAGACCGCCGCGGGCCTGCGCGCCGGCAGCCGGGACGTGCTGCCGTACGTCGGCGTCCTGGACGACGGCGTCTTCGCCGCGACCGGGCACCACCGCAACGGCCTGCTGATGGCTCCCGTGACCGCGGACGCCGTCCTCGCCTGGCTCGAGGGTGAGAAGCCGCCGGAAGGCATCGAAGCGGCTTCGCCCGCCCGCCTGCACCAGAAGGAGCACGTGTGATGGAGATCAAGCTCAACGGGACGTGGACGGAGTTCCCGGACGGCGCGACCGTCGCCGACGTCCTCGACGCGTCCGGCGGGCAGCGGCCCGGCATCGCCGTCGCGGTCGACGGCGTCGTCGTCCGCCGGAGCGACTGGCCCACCACGGCCGTGCCCAAGGGCGCGGGCGTCGACGTGCTCACCGCGGTCCAGGGAGGCTGAAGTGGACGGAGAACCGCTGGTCATCGGCACCCGCAAGCTGACGTCCCGGCTGATCATCGGCACCGGCGGCGCCGCGAACCTCGCCGTGCTCGAACGCGCGCTGGTCGCGTCCGGCACCGAGCTGACCACCGTCGCCATGCGCCGCGCCGACGCGGAAGGCGGCTCCGGCGTCCTCGAACTCCTGAGGAGGCTCGGCATCGAGCTGCTGCCGAACACCGCGGGCTGCCGCACGGCCGCCGAAGCCGTGCTCACCGCGCAGCTCGCGCGGGAGGCCCTCGGTACCGATCTGATCAAGCTCGAGGTGCACGCCGACGACCGGACGCTGCTGCCGGACCCGATCGAGACCCTCGACGCCGCCGAACGGCTGGCCGCCGACGGGTTCACGGTGTTCGCCTACACGAACGACGACCCGGTGCTCGCGCTGCGGCTGGAGGAAGCCGGCTGCGCCGCGGTGATGCCGCTGGGCGCGCCGATCGGCACCGGCCTCGGCATCCGGAATCCGCACAACATCGAGCTGATCGTTTCGCGGGCGGGCGTGCCGGTGATCCTGGACGCCGGAATCGGCACGGCGTCCGACGCGACGCTGGCGATGGAGCTCGGCTGCGACGCCGTCCTGCTGTCCACCGCCGTCACCCGGGCGACGGACCCCGAACGGATGGCCGCGGCGATG of the Amycolatopsis sp. NBC_01488 genome contains:
- a CDS encoding N-acetylglucosamine kinase gives rise to the protein MSFAIGVDAGGTSTRAALVDAAGVVLGTGRGEGANPNAHAPEVAAGRIADAITDALGTHDPGAVRACVVGMAGVSKLSDVRVAAEFDAAWARIGLTGVRVVADAEVAYASATSAPDGTVLVAGTGSIAGRIRKRRLAGTAGGYGWLLGDEGSAFWLGREAVRSTLEALGRGLPLAGLPSAVLAAALGPSGVDVRSDAERLAASRALITAANAEAPVRLARFAPLVSAAHDAGEPAAREIVTHAAELLVRNALAAREPGETTPVVLVGSVLTGKSPVGALVRRGLAGLEVLTSSDGVLGAAWLAAVDAFGEGVARPVFP
- a CDS encoding SIS domain-containing protein, producing the protein MMTEQRPGEHMAAEIAQQPDVLAGLVARQAEIAEVAEKISQRPPRFALLAARGSSDHAALYAKYLIEVLLGLPAGLVSPSTATLYGARPDLRDVLFVTVSQSGGSPDLIEVTETARHQGALTVSVTNTPDSPLRAASELGVDIGAGVEKAVAATKTYSATLMALYLLIDAVRGGKAADAEKIGELAQQTLDGAAEGVQRAVDRYRFVDRVLTTGRGYSYASALEGSLKLAETSYLAARAYSGADLLHGPVAAVDGETAVLAVTSKGQGGQAMHEVLEAVGKRGADVLAVGSAASEVPAALRIDVAPTVEELAPILEILPIQRIALGLSLARGGDPDSPRGLLKVTKTR
- a CDS encoding GntR family transcriptional regulator, translating into MLETTTTGEAAAVAGMRGQREPKYWALKQHLLDLLDVLPPGSPIPTERALAGEFTVSRTTVRQALADLTAEGRLHRVQGKGTFAAEPKLAQRLQLSSYTEDMRRQGLKPSSKLLELEELPAEGDLAKLLGIRSGAKILRLRRLRLADSQPMALETSHLPAGRFRGLRKHVSAGGSLYAVLREHYGVELERAEESIETSLAGPEEAEMLGADVGMPVLRLTRHSFATDGKPVEYARSVYRGDRYKFVTTLMP
- a CDS encoding MFS transporter is translated as MTATEDTGIRWGTHAARGVLATTILGSGMAMLDGTIVNVALPRIGAELNASVAGLQWILDGYLLALAALILVAGSLGDRYGRRRMYLIGVVWFGVASGLCAAAVSTEMLVAMRILQGVGGALLTPGSLAILQSSFAHDARARAIGAWSGLGGIAAAAGPLLGGFLVQVWSWRLAFLINVPIALVVVLMARKFVPESRDPDATGHPDFGAAALGAIGLAGVTGALVEAPGRGIGDPIVLVAGLLGIAGLAAFVIVQHRSREPLVPPSLFRDRTFTLSNALTFVVYAALGGVMMLLVMQLQVSLHYSPTASGLAGLPLTVIMLLLSGRSGALAQRIGPRTQLVVGPIVVGIGMLLMLRIAPGASYLGTVLPAVVVFGLGLATVVAPVTATVLAAAPDRYAGVASGVNNAIARSGGLLAVAVLPAAAGLTGEAYADPVALTAGWRTALVICAALAIVGGLIALGIHNGVLEPPSEAPAPDSAADESPHLGECYHCGVEGPPTHVRRGTPVAGA
- a CDS encoding threonine ammonia-lyase, which translates into the protein MELVTISDIEAATKRVQGVAVHTPLLLQTWDPRGTLWLKPENLQPVGAFKVRGAFNAIAALDDESRSRGVIAYSSGNHAQAVAYAAQQYGVPAVIVVPDVAPRIKVEATRGYGAEVIEVPIGEHEGKAHELAAERGLTLIPPYDDAAIIAGQGTAGLEIAEDLPDVEVVLVPVSGGGLASGVGTAIKARAPRAKVIGVEPALAGDTTEGLRLGRQVDWPQADRARTIADGLRAQPSELTFAHLREVVDAMVTVTEDEIREAMRTLARKARLVAEPSGAVATAAYLFHAGELPAGRTVAIVSGGNADPALFAEILAG
- the thiE gene encoding thiamine phosphate synthase, giving the protein MPALSGDKIRARLDSARLYLCTDARTTRGDLAAFADAALAGGVDIIQLRDKTGALEAAGEIAALEVLAEACARHGALLSVNDRADVALAVGADVLHLGQDDIPVTLARRILGDDVVIGRSTHSVPQATAAASEPGVDYFCTGPCWPTPTKPGRSAPGLDLVRATAAAAPSRPWFAIGGIDGSRLPEVLDAGASRIVVVRAITEAEDPEAAARALRSRLP
- the thiO gene encoding glycine oxidase ThiO: MTNTLAVVGGGVIGLSAAWRAAARGHAVTLHDPEPVRGGASWLAGGMLAPVTEAWPGEEDVLRLGEESLRRWPGFASDLAQEGVDPGLAEHGTLVVAFDSADAGYLDILAGHLHTLGRAAERLTGRAAKRLEPGIGSVRSGLHVPGDLAVDNRKLLNALYAACVNHDVRFVRERVEQPPAADAVVLAAGAWTGRLHPQLADAVRPLKGEILRLKPRRGCLPPPTHTVRAVVEGRPIYLVPRGDQELVLGATQYEAGFDQAVTARGVRELIEGAERVFPAITEYELAETAAGLRAGSRDVLPYVGVLDDGVFAATGHHRNGLLMAPVTADAVLAWLEGEKPPEGIEAASPARLHQKEHV
- the thiS gene encoding sulfur carrier protein ThiS, translated to MEIKLNGTWTEFPDGATVADVLDASGGQRPGIAVAVDGVVVRRSDWPTTAVPKGAGVDVLTAVQGG
- a CDS encoding thiazole synthase encodes the protein MDGEPLVIGTRKLTSRLIIGTGGAANLAVLERALVASGTELTTVAMRRADAEGGSGVLELLRRLGIELLPNTAGCRTAAEAVLTAQLAREALGTDLIKLEVHADDRTLLPDPIETLDAAERLAADGFTVFAYTNDDPVLALRLEEAGCAAVMPLGAPIGTGLGIRNPHNIELIVSRAGVPVILDAGIGTASDATLAMELGCDAVLLSTAVTRATDPERMAAAMRSAVVAGHLARSAGRVPQRFWAQASSPPR